The sequence CGATAGGAATATTGCAGTCTTAAGCTTCCCGATAATAGAATGCCGTTTCAATCATTGCCTTGAAGTTTTCCGGCTTTACGTAGGGTGCGATGGTATTGCTGCTGCCTACGCAGTATCCTCCATCATAACCAAGTTTCTCAATCCTATCTAACACCATTGCCTCTACCTCTTCTGGCTCCCCGCGGCTTAAAAGGTCAACATCTATATTTCCAATCAGGCAGAAGGTGTCTCCCCATTTCTTTTTTACCTCAACGGGATCCATGGATTTTGGCTCTAGGGGATGAATGGCATTAACACCAATCTCTGCGAAATCCTCAAACAGCTCCCACAGATTGCCGTCGGTATGATACAAGAAGGGGACATCAAGCTGTTGTGCCAACTGGGCGATTTTCCGTACCCAAGGAAAGAGATACTTTCGATACACATCGGGATGGACAAAGGTTCCGGTATTGAAGGCCAAGTCATCGGTGTACCACAGGGCTCCAATCTTATCTCCAGCCTCTTCCACACACCTCAGGTTCATTGTGTAGACAGCCTCACCTAGCTGCAAAAAGAGAGCTTCTATCAACTCTGGGCATGTGTACAAGCACTCGCAGAAATGCATGAAACCCATTGCTTCCCAGATATGGGTGAAAATATCCGCTGTCGAGATAATCAACTTCATCTCTTGTGGATGTATCTTGCACATTTCCTTGATATGATCATAGCCTACGTCGTCCGTTTTCTGCCACGGCCAAGTCTGCGAGTGAAGATCCTCCATGGTCTGAATTACACCGACACCTTCGGCAAGGCTGCTTCCAGTCTTGTCACGGATATCAACAACGTTAAAGTCGTAACGTGGTCTCAAATGAACGTAGTCGTAACCAGCGTTGATCCAAAACTCCAGTTCATCCTCGACGGTACGCAGCTCCCGTCCCAGCACCCACTCCTTTATTTCGAGCGCGATACCAAAATCGCATACCGGAGGACGATCGGGCTTTCCTTCAAGCATCAGCGTTCGCCTGATACGTTCAAAATCAGGTTCAGGCTTGATGTTAATCCCTTTGGTCATGGTAATCACCCTTTCCGAGGATGTTAACTCTCCTTGGCAGATACGCAGGATTGACTTGGGTATCGGTGAAGGGATCAATGGAATCTGAGCATTACGACTAAGATGTTCTCCATGGGGGTAGACTTTGCAATAGATCTCCCGGGTGAAGGAGGGGCTGTTTGTGTCGGCGAGCTTCGACTACAAAAAGGCGTATAAAGAGCTGTATCGGCCGAAGGAGAAGCCGGTGCTAGTAGATGTACCGGAAATGACTTTTATCATGATTGATGGCAGCGGGGCACCGGACGATGAGAAGTACCAGTCAGCAATCAAGACCTTATACTCCCTTTCCTACACCATCAAGATGAGCCACAAGAAGGGACAAGCACCGGAAGGCTTTTTTCAATACGTGGTACCGCCGCTGGAGAGTTTGTGGTGGAGCAAGAACGGTAAACTAGATCCCACTATGCCGAAGTCTGATTGGCTGTGGAACGCCATGATCAGACGACCGGAGTTTGTCACTCCGGAAGTATTTCGCTGGGCCGTTGAAGAGTGCAAGAAGAAAAAACCGCCGGTAGATGTATCAAGGGCACGACTGGATAGCTTCAAGGAAGGGCTTTGTGTACAGATTTTGCATGTGGGTCCCTATCACGAGGAGCATCGTTCCACCGCCCTCTTAGAAGAGTATATTGCAGAGAATGGCTTAACAAATCTCGTCGGGAAGGAACATAAGCATCACGAGATCTACCTTTCCGATCCCAACAGAACGGCACCGGAGAAACTGAAGACAGTGATTCGCTTCCCGGTTAGTAGATAGAGCGATGAAGAACGGCGAAGTCCAGCAGCAAAACTGGGGGATAGACCCGGGCTAAACTACTCGAATTTATCCCTCTTGTTCTCTCCAAGCATCTTCTACAGCTCTACTTCGACCTCAAGGTCCTTTGACCGCCAAAGGAACAGAAGGGCTCGATAGGACACTAGCATTTCCCACGAGCCCTTCATAGAAAATTGCGTACTCACAATGAATTGACGTAGAACCCCATCGTCCTAGCCAGCTAGCTCCCTACTTAGTCCCGCAGTCATCGCCGCCTGGTTCCATGCCAGCAGAGTGTCCTCCCGTTCACTCTTCTGGCAGGTATAGGTTAAGAGCAGATGGCTTCGCTCGCCCTTCTTCGCTGCGGTCAGACATCTAGTGAAGTACTCATATAGAGTTTCATCGGTTGCTTTGGGGACTGATCCATAGTAAACCTTGCCCTCCCGGGCGCATCTAGCTAAGACCTCATCCATATCGTGGAACTCTGGATTTCCGAAGTTGATACCCTTAACGTATGGATTGGCCATTACTGCTTCAAAGAGATAGGGGTTGCTGCCGCAGTAGTGAACATAACCACCGCCAAAGTGCTTCAGGATGCGTTCAAGATAGGGGACAACGAACTCATCTATATGTTCCTTGGAAAGAAGAGTAGAGGTATCTTCGCTGGTCTTGATGCCTCCGATTTCACGAGGCATTACCAAATTGTTGTAGTGCGCGATCTTGGACTCTGAATCGGGAATAACCTTGAAACACTCTTCCATCCCCATCACAATTGCCTCACAACAGAGATCAAGTAGGTGATGGACAAAATCGGGATCGTCATACAAGTCATAGAAGATTTCATCACCGTATACTAGATGAGCAGTATCAAAGGCACCCTGAAGATCCATGGGATAGACCATACAGCCCGTTTCATCCAACTTCTCTGCCATGAAAGCCATGTGGTCAAGTCCAGCCTTGAATTCGTCGCTAATGGTCAGATCTTCAGGCCCCATTCGCTTCAGTTCTTCCTTTGACAAACGTTCTTGAACCCAGGGCATTTTGTCTTCAAACAGCTCTTGCTTGATGCCGAAGAGTGTTGGGAATATTCCACAGCCCATGTTAGCTCTCACTGAAGGAACGGCCTCTGCTCCGCCATAGACGGCGCTCATCATTTGCCGAAACTGACTGGCAAACATTTTGTCGGTGTCGTAATGGATTTCCTTTGTATTATAATAGGGGAACTTCCTGTCATCCTCTTCATCAAGGGAACAAGATAGTAGCAAAGGTGGACGTTCGGGGGTATCACCCATCCACAAACGGATCTGCTGCTCAGCAGCCCTTTCGAATCTGTCTCTATGTT is a genomic window of Bacillota bacterium containing:
- a CDS encoding transcriptional regulator, with amino-acid sequence MSASFDYKKAYKELYRPKEKPVLVDVPEMTFIMIDGSGAPDDEKYQSAIKTLYSLSYTIKMSHKKGQAPEGFFQYVVPPLESLWWSKNGKLDPTMPKSDWLWNAMIRRPEFVTPEVFRWAVEECKKKKPPVDVSRARLDSFKEGLCVQILHVGPYHEEHRSTALLEEYIAENGLTNLVGKEHKHHEIYLSDPNRTAPEKLKTVIRFPVSR
- a CDS encoding nucleoside 2-deoxyribosyltransferase, whose amino-acid sequence is MLEGKPDRPPVCDFGIALEIKEWVLGRELRTVEDELEFWINAGYDYVHLRPRYDFNVVDIRDKTGSSLAEGVGVIQTMEDLHSQTWPWQKTDDVGYDHIKEMCKIHPQEMKLIISTADIFTHIWEAMGFMHFCECLYTCPELIEALFLQLGEAVYTMNLRCVEEAGDKIGALWYTDDLAFNTGTFVHPDVYRKYLFPWVRKIAQLAQQLDVPFLYHTDGNLWELFEDFAEIGVNAIHPLEPKSMDPVEVKKKWGDTFCLIGNIDVDLLSRGEPEEVEAMVLDRIEKLGYDGGYCVGSSNTIAPYVKPENFKAMIETAFYYREA